The genomic window agcgggaagttgtgagtcaaattatacaagaaatgagcgacagcggcgtcatcgaaccatcagctagtccctggagctcaccggtagtacttgtaaagaagaaggatggaaaaatgaggttttgcgtggactaccggaaattGAATGACGTTACAAAAAAGGATAGCtaaccattgccaagaattgacactctggactcgctctctggtacgaaatggttttccacactggacttgaaaagcggctactggcaagttgaggtgaaggaggaagataaagagaaaacagccttcagtgtcggtgatggtctttggcaatttacagtgatgccttttggactttgtaatgcaccagctacttttgagagactcatggaccaggtactggaaggactacattggaaaacatgcttggtgtaccttgACGACATCAtcatattgggcaagaattttgatgaacatcttaagaacttggaggaggttttccagagaatagctggcggtggtctgaagttaagtcccaaaaagtgtgcgctgtttaaaaaagaagtaaattatttgggtcacaaagtaacgacagagggcatccgcacagcgaatgaaaagatagaggcagtaaaggattggccaagaccacagaatctgcatgaattgagaagtttccttgggctgtgtacacattaccgccgatttgtaccaaattttgccagcgtagcccatagtctccatgagctaacaagaaaaaataaagcttttgaatggaagaaggagcaagaagtagctttccaaacattgaaagagcgtttgtgcactgccccaatgttggcatatccgatttcaGGAgccacgtttattctagatacagatgcgaacggatatgctataggaggcgttttatcacaactggtcgatggacaggagaaggtagttgcatattacagccgttcaattggcattggtagagtgcattaaacatttccacaaatacctctacggccagcgattccgcgtcaggacagatcacgcagcgttgaaaaggcttctgcagttccgtaatccggaaggacaattggcacggtggatcgatcgactacaaagctatgacttttccattgagcatcgaaaaggtagtacccatggaaatgctgatgcaatgtcacgaagaccatgtagtttggaatgcaagcactgttcaagggctgaggctaaagaagacattatagatgtccgtctaatgactataacaggtacagatgaatgggacaagctaagaaagtgtcagctagaagatacagatctggcacgtgttatgcaagggctcgaacgaaacgaaagaccaaacagagaagaggtgtcagcagagagtcccattgcgaagtcatattgggcacagtggaacagtttagaattgatatccggttgcttgcatcgagtatgggagagtgaggatggtcaatgcaagaagaaactgacaGAAAGAGGAtccctgacgtgctcagcgaactgcacaatggtccaagtgaaggtcatcttggaattacgaagacactcgagaaaattaagcagagattctattgggttggttgccgtcagtcggtcaccgagtggattgccaactgcgaggtatgcaacagagcgaaagggcccaaaacccgaagtcatagccagatgaagcagtatatttcaggtgcaccatttgaaaggatcgccatggatgtcgtaggttcatttcctactagcaaccgcggaaacaaatacgtactggtggttatggattatttcagtaaatggccagaggtatacccaatcccaaaccaagaagcagaaacagtagcagaagtggtttaaaacgaatgggttgcaaggtatggtgtaccaattgagttacattctgaccaaggcaggaattttgaatcagctgtgcaagaagttgggcattcgaaaaacacggacaactgcattgcatcctcagtccgatggtatggtggaacgtttcaatagaacattggaggagcatttaaggaaagtaatagacaagtaccataaggactgggatccacacatatcattattcttgatggcctaccgatcggcagtacatgacacaacgggccaaactcctgcaaaggtaatttttggcaatgaccttcgactgccagcagatttgaagtatggaatagatgccgatgcggagagcaatgtcaagaaatccactggtgtcttggaagaagagctgagagagatacacgatctggtaaggcaacgagcaaagattatgagtgacaaaatgaaagcaaggtatgataaagcaattaattcggaagggtttcaggaaggagattaggtgctgctatacaacccacaacgaaaaaaaggtttgtccccgaaattgcagtgtaactgggaaggcccatacaaagttgtaaaacggatcaacgatgtagtgtaccgcatacaaaccattggcaaaccacgaaccaaaatgaaagtggttcatttggagaggctagcagcggttagatcgagagatttgtctgatcgggacgatcagacttccctgcaaaaatcgtgtgaccaaaaacgcacacagccacacgaatttttgacaggggtgacgatttggaatgaaaaattctccaaatgaaatagcatgttgacaactttagctttgccacaatgtatcgtgctctctcgcacctactatATTCATAGAGATGGTGAAATATGTCAGCTGCTCACGATAAAAAGTCTGCGATGCCGCCATTTTTATTGACAAGTAAATTTTGAGCAGAGACAGGCCTGGGtctatttgtatttaatttaataattataaaactAAGAAAATGCCAAATAGGTGTTAATAAAAACTTGCAAAATTAAGATCTTAATACCTTAGTAAGTGCGTGGAAAACTTTTCCCATATCGctacacattcattcattcatttttttgtttagcCATTTTCTGGGAAATCTAACATCATTTCATTACTGATGCAGCGAAATTTGCTGCGTTAAATATGTTATATtgctttatataatttatattaaatatattgCTTTAATATAATGAGTTAatacaaaagtattattttcaGGATATCGACAATTTGACCCCATTATCGCCAGAGGTAATTTCGCGTCAGGCAACAATCCATATTGGTACGATTGGACACGGTAAGTCCACTGTAGTAAAAGTCCAGAGTTCCAACGAAAAGCCATTTTTTATGAGGCAACTGACAATTATTCTGTCGTAGGATTTCTTTTAAAactatttgtttattattttacagGATATTGTAAAAATTGAAGAATCTGTTCATTGCTCCGAAACGTTGGTAATTCTATgtagcatgacactcttaatacaccgCCAAAAGTATCGAGAggtgtgtcaaaagacgcgttttggtgCCAGGTTCAGCAACCCGAAAACGGAAAACGaaaattttgagtcgttcaaaagatattaacgaaaaaccgctGTTTTGCGTTGACGGCCTTCGGTCGAGCGTACAAAAAATTACCGCGGCCGGTCCACCAATATGGTGGTATCAAAATAAAATCCGTGCAAAATTTTCATTGTGCGCAAacattttttcagtgcacaacaacattacaacaaccacatgaatattgccaacttcaactgcaaaagTTTCCGGGCAAAGATACTATTTTTCTTTTCCGTCTTCCGATTATTGTCGGAGTCAatatgcgtcttttgatacctctcccgatatttttggacgcgtattagcaatccacttctgttctagacttttaccatgaCTTGCTATGCTACGATCAAAATCGTTTAGAGAGTTGATGATATTAACGATCTACACTTCATGAAGActgcatttttcttttttaacactTCCATAACGCCAGCGAAATTAGCCACCTTCTTTTTTGTTGATTTCGGAGTTGTATTTTGATTTCTAACACGCATTTGTGTTTGTGCCACATCGTCGCTAAAATCAAAGTCGTTTTTCGCTGCCGGTCTAAAGGGAAATATGAACAAGTAGATCACttattaataatttaattttagtgTACTCGTACTCTGTTTCCGCATTAGCTGGTGTTGTAGTTTCAACTTTGGCCGTTGTTCCAGTTGGTTCCGTAACTAATGGATGGCATCCCGGAAATTACCATAGCAATTCCGGCATTGTGCCTTTCTCCAACATAGCATAATATGATTCCAATTCTTCTGCATCAGGTATACAGAATATTTCTGCATTCGTTTCGAAGTTCTCCGAAGTATTTTGGTCTGTCCGTGTTTCAcccattttattttgttatattttttaccGATTTGCTCGTATACGTATAAATACAGCTGATTGGTTAGCATGTAAATACAAAATTAACAACAGCTGCTAAATTCTTGGATGCCACTCGTCCTGCTAGACCAAATTCACCAAATTAGCACGAACTACCCAACAAGAACTCTTTCGGATTgtagtgcagtttatggtactCATCGAAATTTGAGCCACAAGAGTGAGGTATCAAGAGACGCCGACATATTTACGCATAGATTAGATACCGAAAACGAGTTATTTTTTTACCCTTTATCCTCGAAAAAATTGATTGACCACCTGGTAAATTTTGTTTCAGCGCATTTACGTTATTTCTTTTTCATATTCGGGAcaatggtagtagtgcagtttacggtacccaccctaaagttgggccaccctaaagttgggccaccctaaagttgggccaagattttcgagtgacgtatcaaaagacgcgtattaatctcgagaacaataatccgaaggtggaaaagaaaaattttatctctatcgggagatatttgcagttgaagttggcgattttaatgtggttgttgttgtgtttatacccacaaaaaaaattgtgcatcaccgtggcggtagccacggttataccacacacccggacttggcatggcgtagcccagggttattttttattagcgcggccgaaggccgccaacgcagaaaggtgttctgcgcaaaaatactatggatccgacccccggtttcggaggtacccgcggctcttttttcgatttttcgttaatatcttttgaacgcgttaaaatttttggtaatagtctagttgaggggtcgactgctaatacgctaccaaaaataacgAGAGACGTGTCAaccgacgcgtcttgacatcagtattaataatccgaaggcggaaaataaaaattttaacgcgttcaaaagatattaacgaaaaatcgaaaaaagacccgcgggtacctccgaaaccgggggtcggatccatagtatttttgcgcaaaacacctttctgcgttggcggccttcggccgcgctaataaaaaatatacctgggctacgccatgccaagtccgggtgcgtggtataaccgtggctaccgccacggtgatggacaatttttttgtgggtaccgaAAACAcacacatgaaaatcgccaacttcaactgcaaatatctcctgacagagataaaattttttatttccgccatcggattattgttcccgagattaatacgcgtcttttgacacctctctcgatatttttggtagcgtattagcagtcgacccctcaactagactattaccaaatttttattttccgccttcggattattaatactgatgtcaagacgcgtcgtttgacacctctcttgatatttttggtagcgtattagcagtcgacccctcaacaagACTACTAccgtcgacccctcaactagacttttacacAAATAATATTCATGTTTTTAAAGCTGAATTGCATAAAAACTTTACTGCTTGGCCGCTAGAACAAGTTGCCAAAAGGCGTCCATAATAATCGAATGCCATATAATGGATAACATCCTTATGACCAGCTGATATTAATTCTACTTCAAACATTTCGCAAACTGTAATTGGAAAACAATCAGAGCGCACTATTTACCAttataaataaagaataaaatagTTGCTCTGGAAACGGATTTTGTCAAACGTAGCAAGAATAAAACAAAGGGTGTTACAAAAGTCGTAACGTGATTGGTTTCGTTACTACGGGCATACGGGCATCGTAGTatatacccagccagcattttttgaaaattttgatcaaaaaatattcaagatgattaaaacgttcaaatttaaaagcattttctgttccaaaattaacgtatcgtcgggagaaaaatgtaccataaatgtgattattcttgaataatcatttatgattcatatttcgaaacgctttttgttcatatctgatatcattttattttattcggtaatgcatatacatatctttGGCAAggagatatttattttaataacgtGTTTTGCAGAAATTTTTAAGTTACAGGGCCGGATAAAGTTTGAGAACGACCTCCGAAAATACGTAATCCAAAGTCACAATAGATGTAAACAGAGGCgttacctacaaaaaaaaaaaatagtaaaacgtAAAACACACAGAACTGCGAAAACCGCATCAGCCATCACAAAACCTACGAGGTGTCTATCGctaatccaaatttaaaattatctGCTGCAACAATCTATGGTATTTATCATTCactcaccaggacaaagccgctgagactttgctatactttaacatacaatactttacccctttttagcacaactattatttttgattttattaaattttataaattgtttcttcctctacagttcaattTCCGTTTTGGATGGTAAAGATGACTTTCGCAtattctccatcaataactgtgacaaggtggaagatatctatgcgcgtaaatcgcaacatattatcttggtcgagcgttccttcaatagctctctagtggtgatggtgacagcaagGAAACCCAAGTGCTTACAAATgctacacttcaaaaagaatcaaaatatctgccattgcgtctacggctcaaatatacACAGTATACGAATGAATCGAACGCGCCTAACAAATAGTTTACATATTCATGATATACGAGACTTGAAAATGTTAcataaaatcgaaaatattgcactaaacgaactgggtctgaatactgaaacagtaaacatattcaaaatcgataagaaggctgtgatgatggcaTTAGACGGTGAGttattgaataacatacgaaaaccattttaacccatctatttatttgcattacagctttaGCTTTACAAGTATCAAAAATTGCTGCCGCCAGGCAATTGGAAAAAGCagagaagcattcatcacactgtacggattaTGCAAAgtcagaaactgctgttgtaactgctgccaccgaaacaacggtcatctctacttcgccgagcaGCGGCTGTTCCGACTAACTATCAAAGACAGTatcatcatatcttttgccaacacaggtcagCGATGTGCTTacgcaggaccgtgccttcgctactttatgATGAATGTCAATTCCCACCAATGGCTATTGCGGCGCGCGATTGGCAAACAAGATGACGGCGCAGTATAGATAAAGAACGTTTGACTACCGCAGCGAgagcttaaacaatttttgtttgaacataaaaaaggattatgcatttttttactgGTTTAGTGTAGGCTGTTGCGGCGACGTTTGAAGtgagaaatttattaaaattttaatttgatagtaAGTTTAAACCAAAAAACGCTTAAGCTTTGCAAGCATTTAATTATTatgaatataatataatgtaatataacaatattttGCTATGTACAGTGCTGGCCACTTATACGACGCTGCaacaatatagctcaaagcaattaatatattttttatgttgttattaaagtacttatttctttttatatcaaccaattaagcgagtttatgttattattaaagtacttacttcttttttatatgaactgtattaatttaagttacaatttcgtggtacgattgctgttggaattagatttgaaaccaatcaatacttctgctaagggttgcagaattattgctggaatgattagatttagaacaataataagtctgactcaattactagtcctaaatttttaaattcatattttactttactttattactttcaaattcaattacgacagcaatcggattccacaacacctttgaatattcttgatctgaaaaaaaaagagtaaatctaatctgaatttctaattagctttaagttgtagatttaaattgattcaaataatttgagttttttccaaagcttaaaattattttctgttggcttggaaaagatttcaattggaaaacgaaaaccaattaagcgagtttatttattattaaaatacttacttttctttatatgaactgtattaatttaagttacaatttcatgtgcatatataataagggatgtcgtgatacgattgctgtcggaattaaatttggaaccaatcaatacttctgctaagggttgcagaattattgcttgattgattagatttagaacaataatagccgtgttttttaacacgcgcgtatatgtttcgtttgcgcgtgttaaaaaacgcctatcttcgcttagataatgattaggagacccatctagcggctgtggttaaacaactagctacagcaacagggtgtaccgaaaagcggagacgcaacgctctgatggccttagggtataacatatagctgaatcagttgcgatgaattgtggacacacatagaatacatagaattagtgtagagggtgaaacaaagacacatatttcagttacatctgagtataatgcgtattgaaatttagtatgacaaaatttatgcgcagcaatttcagaggtgtatttatagtttatcgactagcagtcaatataaagtttaagcgtaaacgaatatacgcgtgttaaaaaacacggctaataagtctgactcaattaatagtcgtacatttttaatttcttcaattacgacagcaatcggattccacgacacctattcttgatctgaatttctactaagctttaagttgtagattattcaaataattggagttttttccaaagcttaatattatttttttgcacgcttagaagagatttcaattggaaaacaaaaaccaattaagcgagtttatttattattaaagttcttcccttttatatgaactgtattaatataagttccaatttcatgtacataaatattgaaaataataaatattcaaaattcaatttttttggttcatattttattcatatggctgctccaggtaaagtaaatctgcaggtaaaattcacgttatatggcggttatataaatggtaaaaccgcagtaaaattgattgtcaaatgactagaaaatgtagagtgaaatgacgaaaaaatgaccgccatttgacgagcattgtgacgtgtgtgagcagcatagtactatgctcacatcctataggtgggagcggaatgcacgatcacattaataggaacgaaacggaaaatttggtcacaaaacctaatcacgccatgcaaaaatgactatgaatataaccgctgcagaaagtcacaataaccgtaaaatgactagtaaaatgacgtggagcgtttttgcagggttaggtggagggcagtgtgacgaatatcagtgacactaagtgatactcccatcactgacctgatactaagtaaataaagccacaacacaatgaagcaagctgctacacttgtatgtacgtaaacaaattaatcattatgtctgcacacatacatgcggggcaacagagagagatactcacaagcgcatgtcatcatcagccgctcacatatacacacgcatatggatacaaattgcaaatatacgtgtatatactCATAAACAaccatcaggttcacgaaattactagacttaacgagaaatgggtgaacgaggaaaccgaagagtataaaagtggCACAGACTGAGGCATGAATAAtcagttttcatttgagctatcaatcagtttggttattaagcaagctattcgttgcaaagtataagtgttattgtgaagtactttaataaaggccatttttccattattcaatattggagttatttattcaacagtttagcgatacgaacgttggcagaaaattgcaaataaggggaattgcagtaaattcgttacaatatgaaccaaaaaaatttaattttcaatatttatttttaattataataaccaaacataacatataatataaacatttatttaaaacatatcattagatttagtaaatttttgccaaataaagaatatatgaggcgcctatatgcaaaaccagatatttaaaaattttaaaataatatttaaattgcgacaatattgcattgcctagcaacattctaaaaacccgtattgaaaattcataacaatttacaaaatttcagcttttttgtgcttttctatgttttacatatcatggattcatctggttttacatcttggagcctcatatattcatgaaattgcaacttaaattaatacatttaatataaaagggaagtaagtactttaataataacataaaaatatattaattgctttgagctatattgctgctgCAGCTAAATTTAcatttggacaattcagaagtgtgttatattcatgtataatttgagttgtttacatggtttcgaatacaaaatttgattatttgaatcaatttaagtctacaacttaaagctcagtagaaattcagattagatttactcttgttttcaaatcaagaataatattcaaaggtgtcgtggaatcggattgctgtcgtaattgaatttgaaagtaataaaataaaatattgtcacggatattagcatcactaagctataccatcactaagctataccatcactaaggccatgctaagcagtatttacgtcaataatcaaatcaagtatacacatatataaggcagcccagagagatgtcacacacagatgcatttacttatacgcctatgtgtacccgagagactgtaaactacaaacattcacgtCAATAATTCAAtccttatgtatctacataaacgaataaataattgcgtctacacatatgtacgtatacgagcagtggagcggcaatgcacaaacacatgcatatatcttatctgagttgtcacaagagagggcaataatttgtgcacgtagtgtggctggcgattttgtagccgaaagtaactagtaagttctggaatggaaaagcctagaagtatgcaattagaaatcaaaaagtaacccagcgggttagggggggtcagaatatacccgcggtaggtatgcctgtcgtaagaggcgactaaaataccagattcaagggggtgtgtagcgcaaccctgcaggttgccagcgcaacatatagcttctccaaacccaattgtcaacctcacctatccgcggcgaatcctgtttcactaacagacgaggctctggcgaccctaagctccttatggaacttggggttggggagggagggaatggcctgaaggtttaatgtggccacataaatcgttcccgagatggtcgggccagcaccttaatggtgctgtggtaccggagcgtaccggatctgtatccggcaaaggaccatcacatcgataacactccccaaagccttcggggagcaaccttatcgctacaacaacaacaacaacaacataaaaggcgcgacagtaaaggcgaggagtttgagtttgatttgagttgtcaagcagttacgactaagacga from Eurosta solidaginis isolate ZX-2024a chromosome 3, ASM4086904v1, whole genome shotgun sequence includes these protein-coding regions:
- the LOC137244711 gene encoding WD repeat domain phosphoinositide-interacting protein 1-like; its protein translation is MVTARKPKCLQMLHFKKNQNICHCVYGSNIHSIRMNRTRLTNSLHIHDIRDLKMLHKIENIALNELGLNTETVNIFKIDKKAVMMALDALALQVSKIAAARQLEKAEKHSSHCTDYAKSETAVVTAATETTVISTSPSSGCSD